In a single window of the Chaetodon trifascialis isolate fChaTrf1 chromosome 19, fChaTrf1.hap1, whole genome shotgun sequence genome:
- the gnpat gene encoding dihydroxyacetone phosphate acyltransferase has protein sequence MASGDVYSHRDPVLKKRDDFEDILEERRNSSDLRYALRCYTPVLYKGVAPCKAGELKSLVLQSDQLQYVVRQVSKEMGRAAEDVQEEASAILDEMAHSLQLSTVRFFAFTLSKVFKTLFRSICVNEEGIQRLQQAIQEHPVVLLPSHRSYMDFLLMSYILYTYDLALPVIAAGMDFMGMKFVGEMLRMSGAFFIRRSFGGDKLYWSVFSEYVKTMLKNGFAPVEFFLEGTRSRTSKSLTPKLGLLNIVMDPFLKGDVFDVCLVPVSISYERILEEALYARELLGVPKPKESTSGLFKARKVLSEDYGSIHVYFGQPVSVRSLAEDKVNRSQFNLVPRHIPTRPSKDIHSFVNDSAYGLVRAQEENMVLKPWVLLASLLLQNHHQKQAAGWKRGLALEELTSQAVWLRDISRQYGAFLHWPDHAPPAEVVSSSLHLHRGLVRTCEGRVQLALEQGGQVGPGGTVAPEEELLSQAVVVLSCASYRNQALHVFLRPALLASALHAASSNLKQEVFNSFSFLRNMFSNEFILCPGATVQDFEEACYLLVKTGALQVTQQELLVTERGHKTVAFLTSMMDPFLQGYQVVCRFLCEEAAETLMEKQFLPAVRRFIIKHLLTGRLRYSEVLSSDLQKNSLAALLRLGAVQKIKGVEHSCLKVNRVMVNSLEDTLGGKLPTQKAVGARL, from the exons ATGGCGTCCGGAGATGTTTACTCG CACAGAGACCCCGTGCTGAAGAAAAGAGACGACTTCGAGGACAttctggaggagaggaggaactCCAGCGACCTGAGATACGCTCTCAGGTGTTACACACCTGTGCTGTACAAAGGAGTGGCGCCCTGCAAAGCCGGCGAGCTGAAGAGTCTGGTCCTTCAGTCTGATCAGCTGCAGTATGTCGTCCGCCAG GTGTCCAAAGAGATGGGCAGAGCCGCTGAGGACGTCCAGGAGGAGGCGTCGGCCATCTTGGATGAGATGGCTCACTCCCTGCAGCTGAGCACCGTTCGCTTCTTCGCCTTCACGCTCAGCAAGGTGTTTAAAACCTTGTTCAGGAGCATCTGTGTCAACGAAGAGGGGATCCAGAGG CTCCAGCAGGCCATCCAGGAGCACCCGGTCGTCCTGTTACCCAGCCACCGCAGCTACATGGACTTCCTGCTGATGTCATACATCCTGTACACCTACGACCTGGCTCTGCCCGTCATCGCCGCCGGCATGg ACTTCATGGGGATGAAGTTCGTTGGGGAGATGCTGCGGATGTCTGGAGCTTTCTTCATTCGCAGGTCGTTCGGCGGAGACAAACTGTACTGGTCTGTCTTCTCAGAGTACGTGAAGACCATGCTGAAG AATGGATTTGCACCAGTTGAGTTTTTCCTCGAGGGGACGAGAAGCCGGACGTCCAAGTCTTTGACACCAAAGTTAG gtcTGTTGAATATCGTCATGGATCCGTTCTTGAAAGGGGACGTGTTTGACGTGTGCTTGGTCCCAGTCAGCATCAGTTATGAGAGGATCCTGGAGGAGGCGCTCTATGCCCGAGAACTGCTGGGCGTCCCCAAACCCAAGGAGTCCACTTCA ggtCTGTTTAAAGCCAGAAAGGTCCTGAGTGAAGACTACGGCAGCATCCACGTGTACTTCGGTCAGCCTGTGTCCGTCAGGAGCTTAGCCGAGGACAAAGTGAACCGGAGCCAGTTCAACCTGGTGCCGAG gCACATCCCCACGAGGCCCAGCAAGGACATCCACAGCTTCGTGAACGACTCGGCCTACGGGCTGGTGCGGGCCCAGGAGGAGAACATGGTCCTGAAGCCGTGGGTGCTGCTggcctccctgctgctgcagaaccaCCACCAGAAGCAGGCGGCGGGCTGGAAACGGGGGCTGGCGCTGGAGGAGCTGACCTCACAAGCCGTGTGGCTCAGGGACATTTCTCGGCAGTACGGAGCCTTCCTCCACTGGCCCG ACCACGCGCCTCCTGCAGAGGTGGTCTCCTCCAGCCTTCACCTGCACCGAGGCCTCGTGAGGACCTGTGAGGGCAGAGTGCAGCTGGCTCTGGAACAAG GAGGACAGGTGGGACCAGGCGGCACCGTCGCTCCAGAGGAGGAGCTCCTGAGCCAGGCAGTGGTCGTCCTGTCCTGCGCCTCCTACAGGAACCAGGCACTGCACGTCTTCCTCCGCCCGGCTCTGCTGGCCTCCGCCCTCCACGCTGCCTCCTCCAACCTGAAAC aGGAGGTCTTCAACAGCTTCAGCTTCCTCAGAAACATGTTCTCCAATGAGTTCATCCTCTGTCCCGGAGCCACGGTGCAG GACTTTGAGGAGGCCTGTTACCTGCTGGTGAAGACCGGAGCTCTGCAGGTGACCCAGCAGGAGCTTCTGGTGACAGAAAGAGGACACAAAACTGTGGCCTTCCTCACCAGCATGATGGACCCCTTCCTGCAGGGATACCAG GTGGTCTGCAGGTTCCTGTGTGAGGAGGCCGCTGAGACTCTGATGGAGAAGCAGTTCCTTCCTGCCGTCCGCAGGTTCATCATCAAACATCTCCTCACAG gcAGACTCAGGTACTCTGAGGTGTTGTCGTCGGACCTCCAGAAGAACAGTCTGGCAGCTCTGCTGAGACTCGGAGCCGTACAGAAAATCAAAGG ggTGGAGCACAGCTGTCTGAAGGTCAACAGGGTGATGGTGAACTCGCTGGAGGACACTTTAG GAGGAAAACTGCCGACTCAGAAAGCCGTCGGCGCTCGCCTCTGA
- the fsaf1 gene encoding uncharacterized protein C1orf131 homolog — translation MNHGTNGEADEDRRALEHVLDQLYDFGVGRASKKKLKSQKKKKRKRYEEEEEEEEIPTVEDVCRDTGDITADDVHAETEQTGAPVQQVRQVRQVEVVSFQDPRKKLKAKQTAAPDRGPAPQITEEQRSVRQEELSLEKARLEVHRFGITGYEKEQQRVFEQDRAIMLGARPPKKSFVNYKQLQQQIKERKQKAKEEVQPDLKEKKKKQSNQRDKKKKAASSGSGTAPTGQVGRFKNGMLILSSKEIQKIKGNKRGR, via the exons ATGAATCACGGGACAAACGGAGAAGCAGACGAGGATCGTCGCGCGCTTGAACACGTCCTGGATCAACTTTACGACTTCG GTGTTGGACGCGCATCAAAAAAGAAGCTCAAGtctcagaagaagaaaaaacggAAAAGAtacgaggaagaggaggaggaggaagagatccCGACAGTGGAGGATGTCTGCAGAGACACTGGAGACATCACAGCAGATGACGTCCACgcagagactgaacaaacag GTGCACCCGTCcagcaggtgagacaggtgagacaggtggaGGTCGTGTCATTTCAGGACCCCAGAAAGAAGCTGAAAGCCAAGCAGACGGCAGCTCCTGACAGAGGGCCG GCGCCTCAGATAACAGAGGAGCAGCGAAGCGTCCGGCAGGAAGAGCTGAGTCTGGAAAAG GCTCGTCTCGAGGTCCATCGCTTCGGAATCACGGGCTACGAGAAGGAGCAGCAGCGGGTGTTTGAGCAGGACCGAGCCATCATGCTGGGAGCCAGA CCTCCGAAGAAGAGCTTCGTCAACtacaagcagctgcagcagcaaatcaaagagaggaagcagaaagcaAAAGAAGAGGTTCAGCCG gacctgaaggagaaaaagaagaagcagagcaATCAAAG ggacaagaagaagaaggcggCGTCCTCCGGCTCTGGCACCGCCCCCACAGGTCAGGTGGGCCGCTTCAAGAACGGCATGCTGATCCTGAGCTCCAAGGAGATCCAGAAGATCAAAGGCAACAAGCGAGGCagatag